In Harpia harpyja isolate bHarHar1 chromosome 8, bHarHar1 primary haplotype, whole genome shotgun sequence, a genomic segment contains:
- the LOC128144912 gene encoding phospholipase A2-like, producing MGSRLLLMLMLLQAVWKGALGKSHSLHTRGIIELAGAISCGTGRSPLAYIGYGCYCGLGGQGWPKDKTDWCCHRHDCCYDKAEKEGCSPKVQQYRWACEQNAVRCDNLTDRCEKMVCLCDQEAAKCWGAAPYNPHFILWPDFLCGQTHPTCHFRYGGAE from the exons ATGGGCTCCCGCCTGCTGCTGATGCTGATGCTGCTTCAGGCAG TTTGGAAAGGTGCTCTGGGAAAATCCCATTCACTGCACACCCGAGGAATCATCGAATTGGCAGGAGCTATATCGTGTGGCACGGGACGGTCTCCTTTGGCATATATTGGCTATGGATGCTACTGTGGACTGGGAGGACAAGGCTGGCCTAAAGATAAAACAGACTG GTGCTGCCACAGGCACGACTGCTGCTACGACAAGGCAGAGAAGGAAGGCTGCAGCCCCAAGGTGCAGCAGTACCGGTGGGCATGTGAGCAGAACGCCGTGCGGTGCG ataaCCTGACAGACCGGTGTGAAAAAATGGTGTGCCTGTGTGACCAAGAAGCAGCCAAATGCTGGGGAGCAGCGCCGTACAACCCACACTTCATCCTCTGGCCAGACTTCTTATGTGGACAGACTCATCCCACATGCCATTTCAGATATGGGGGGGCAGAGTAG
- the CLDND1 gene encoding claudin domain-containing protein 1, which produces MMDNRFATALVIACVLSLISTIYMAASIGTDFWYEYHTLSPAENVSEAGRSILEEFVSEEADEKTYTDALFRCNGTVGLWRRCITVPKNSHWYSPPETDMTTNCISFSLSDQFMEKYIEPGNHNSGTDLNRTYLWRLQFLLPFVSLGLMCFGALIGLCACACRSLYPAIATGVLHFLAGLCTLGLVGCYVAGIELLHKKLPLPDDVRGEFGWSFCLACVSAPLQFMAAALFIWAARTNRKEFTLLKAYRVA; this is translated from the exons ATGATGGATAACCGTTTTGCTACAGCACTAGTAATAGCTTGTGTTCTCAGCCTCATCTCCACCATCTATATGGCAGCTTCCATTGGCACCGACTTTTGGTACGAATACCACACCCTGTCCCCAGCTGAGAATGTTAGTGAAGCTGGTAGGAGCATCTTGGAGGAATTTGTCAGTGAAGAGGCGGATGAGAAGACCTACACAGATGCGCTCTTCCGGTGCAACGGCACGGTTGGATTGTGGCGGAGGTGCATCACTGTACCCAAAAACTCTCACTGGTACAGCCCACCAG aaaCCGATATGACTACAAACTGCATCAGTTTTTCCCTCTCTGATCAGTTTATGGAAAAGTACATAGAGCCTGGAAATCACAATAGTGGCACGGATTTGAATCGGACTT ATCTCTGGCGATTGCAGTTTCTCCTGCCCTTTGTCAGCCTCGGCCTCATGTGTTTTGGGGCTCTGATTGGGCTCTGTGCTTGTGCCTGTCGCAGCCTTTACCCAGCCATTGCCACTGGAGTCCTCCATTTCCTAGCAG GACTTTGTACACTGGGCCTCGTTGGCTGCTATGTAGCTGGGATTGAGCTGCTCCATAAGAAGCTGCCCCTGCCTGATGATGTGAGGGGTGAATTTGGCTGGTCCTTCTGCCTAGCCTGTGTCTCGGCACCTTTGCAGTTTATGGCAGCTGCTCTTTTCATCTGGGCAGCTCGCACCAACAGAAAGGAATTCACTCTCTTGAAAGCGTACCGTGTAGCATAA